TTCTGCCGCGCGCACGACATCGATGCCGAGCTGCGGCTCGACGGCACGCTGTACACCGCGACGTCGCGTGCGCAGGTCGGCACGCTCGCGCCGGTGCTCGACGCGCTCGCCGCATGCGGCATCCACAGCTACGAACCGCTGCCGCCCGCCGAAGTCGCGCGCCGCTCGGGGTCGGCGCGCAATCTCGACGGCGTCTATTCGCCGATCGCCGCGACCGTGCATCCCGGCAAGCTCGTGCGCGGGCTGCGCCGCGTCGCGCTCGCGATGGGCATCCGGATCTACGAACGCACGCCGATGCTCGACTTCACGCCCGGCCAGCCCGCCGTCGTGCGCACGCCGTCCGGCAGCGTGAGCGCGGGCAGGCTCGTGTTCGCGATCAACGCATGGATGGCGAGCCGCTTCCCGCAGTTCGAGCGCACGATCGCGGTCGTGTCGAGCGACATGGTCATCACCGAGAAATGCCCGGCGCTGCTCGAAAAGACCGGGCTCGTCGACGGCGTGTCGGTGCTCGATTCGCGGATCTTCGTCTACTACTACCGCACCACCGCCGACGGGCGGCTGATGCTCGGCAAGGGCGGCAACACGTTCTCATGGCGCAGCCGCATCGCGCCCGTGTTCGACCGGCGCTCGCCTTACGAAGCGCAACTCACGCAGAGCCTGCGCGAATTCTTTCCTTCGCTCGCGGGCGTGCCGGTCACCGCGAGCTGGAACGGGCCGTCAGATCGCTCCGTCACCGGCTTCCCGTTCTTCGGCCGCCTCGACGACGCGCCGAACGTGTTCTACGGCTTCGGCTACTCGGGTAACGGCGTGGGGCCGACCTACATGGGCGGGCAGATCCTGTCGTCGCTCGTGCTCGGCCTCGACAACGCGTGGACGCGCAGCCCGATCGTGCGCGGCCCGCTCGGCGCGTTCCCGCCGGAGCCGATCCGCTATGTCGGCGCGCACGTCGTGCGCAATGCAATCCGCCGCAAGGAGCGCGCGGAAGACGAGAGCCGGCGGCCGGCGAGGGTCGACACGTGGCTCGCGAAATTCGCGAGCGCGGCGGG
This region of Burkholderia contaminans genomic DNA includes:
- a CDS encoding FAD-dependent oxidoreductase, yielding MRPFWIEQALFNDGDLAPALQGETRADVCIVGGGFTGLWTAIQAKQQDPALDIAIVEADLCGAGASGRNGGCLLTWSAKFLTLRRLFGEAEAIRLVKASEAAVQHIADFCRAHDIDAELRLDGTLYTATSRAQVGTLAPVLDALAACGIHSYEPLPPAEVARRSGSARNLDGVYSPIAATVHPGKLVRGLRRVALAMGIRIYERTPMLDFTPGQPAVVRTPSGSVSAGRLVFAINAWMASRFPQFERTIAVVSSDMVITEKCPALLEKTGLVDGVSVLDSRIFVYYYRTTADGRLMLGKGGNTFSWRSRIAPVFDRRSPYEAQLTQSLREFFPSLAGVPVTASWNGPSDRSVTGFPFFGRLDDAPNVFYGFGYSGNGVGPTYMGGQILSSLVLGLDNAWTRSPIVRGPLGAFPPEPIRYVGAHVVRNAIRRKERAEDESRRPARVDTWLAKFASAAGKADKA